One region of Macadamia integrifolia cultivar HAES 741 chromosome 11, SCU_Mint_v3, whole genome shotgun sequence genomic DNA includes:
- the LOC122094193 gene encoding cytochrome P450 734A1-like, translated as MEELLGWYWLLVLSLLLLVLLLKLMCFLWWRPRRIEGHFAKQGIKGPPYRFFLGNIKELMDLMLKASSHPMPLSHNIVPRVLSFYHHWKKIYGATFLVWFGPTARVTVSDPDLIREIFAFKSEFYEKNESHPVIKQLEGDGLLSLKGAKWAHHRKIIQPTFYMENLKMLIPVMGKKVGEMLEKWSAKSDAHGEFEIEVSDWFQTLTEDVITRTAFGSSYEDGKAVFRLQTQQMVYAAEAFQKVFIPGYRFIPTKKNRSCWILDREIKKSLVKLIERRREDSRNGSKMPEGCHKDLLGLMIRAGSSSESSGSSPATASESAITVRDIVEECKSFFFAGKQTTSNLLTWITVLLAMHPEWQHKARDEVLRVCGSRDVPTKDALPKLKMLSMIINETLRLYPPAIATIRRAKADVELGGYKIPRGTEILVPILAVHHDPALWGHDATEFNPVRFSEGVGRAAKHPMAFIPFGLGARTCIGQNLAILQAKLAIAVILQRFSFRLAPSYQHAPTVLMLLYPQYGAPIIFRHLSTSETIISPQDQGS; from the exons ATGGAGGAGCTCTTAGGCTGGTATTGGCTTCTGGTTCTATCACTCCTACTGTTAGTTCTGTTGTTGAAGCTTATGTGTTTTCTTTGGTGGAGACCCAGAAGGATCGAAGGGCATTTCGCTAAGCAAGGAATCAAAGGCCCTCCTTATCGTTTCTTCCTAGGCAATATTAAGGAGCTTATGGATTTGATGTTGAAGGCCTCCTCACACCCTATGCCTCTGTCTCATAACATAGTCCCTAGAGTGCTCTCCTTCTACCACCACTGGAAGAAAATCTATG GTGCAACCTTTCTGGTATGGTTCGGACCCACTGCTCGAGTGACCGTATCAGACCCAGACCTCATCAGAGAGATCTTTGCCTTCAAGTCTGAGTTCTACGAGAAGAATGAGTCTCACCCAGTCATCAAACAGCTTGAAGGTGATGGTCTGTTGAGCCTCAAAGGTGCCAAATGGGCTCATCACAGGAAGATCATCCAACCCACTTTTTATATGGAAAATCTCAAG ATGTTGATACCCGTGATGGGGAAGAAGGTGGGGGAAATGCTGGAGAAGTGGTCGGCAAAGTCTGACGCCCACGGCGAATTTGAGATTGAAGTGTCAGACTGGTTCCAAACATTGACGGAAGACGTCATCACAAGAACGGCCTTCGGCAGTAGCTACGAAGACGGAAAGGCTGTTTTCAGATTGCAGACCCAACAGATGGTTTATGCGGCTGAGGCGTTCCAGAAGGTCTTCATTCCTGGCTACAG ATTCATTCCAACGAAGAAGAACAGGAGTTGTTGGATTTTGGACAGAGAGATCAAGAAATCTCTAGTAAAGCTCATCGAACGCCGGAGAGAGGATTCCAGAAACGGAAGTAAAATGCCGGAAGGATGTCATAAGGACTTGCTGGGTTTGATGATCAGAGCGGGTTCATCATCGGAATCTTCTGGTTCCTCTCCGGCGACGGCGAGTGAATCGGCGATCACAGTGAGGGATATAGTGGAGGAATGTAAGAGCTTCTTTTTTGCCGGGAAGCAGACTACCTCTAACTTGCTGACGTGGATAACGGTCCTATTGGCGATGCACCCAGAGTGGCAGCACAAGGCACGTGATGAGGTCCTCAGGGTGTGTGGCTCACGTGATGTCCCCACCAAGGACGCCCTCCCTAAGCTTAAGATG CTGAGCATGATAATAAATGAAACATTACGATTGTACCCTCCAGCTATCGCAACGATCAGACGGGCCAAAGCTGATGTAGAGCTCGGAGGCTACAAGATCCCTCGTGGGACAGAGATCTTAGTTCCAATCCTAGCCGTTCATCACGATCCAGCATTGTGGGGCCATGATGCGACGGAATTCAATCCTGTTCGGTTCTCCGAAGGTGTAGGCCGTGCCGCGAAGCATCCGATGGCGTTCATACCATTTGGACTTGGGGCCCGCACGTGTATCGGACAGAACTTGGCGATCTTGCAGGCAAAATTAGCAATTGCTGTTATACTGCAACGTTTCTCTTTCCGTCT